Genomic DNA from Myxococcota bacterium:
CTGGGGTCACAAGCCGGTCCCGGCGAAGGGGGCCTGAGGTGCGCATCGGCTGGAACGGCGGCGGCGCGCACACGCGCCTCGACGCGATCCGCGCCGAGGCGCGCCGCGCGGCGCAGGAGGGCTTCGCGAGCTACTGGCTGTCGCAGGCCCTGGGGCCCGACGCGCTGGTCGCGCTCGCGGTCGTCGGCGCGGAGACTCCGGGCATCGAGCTCGGCACCTCGATCGTGCCGCTCTACGGCCGGCACGTGCTGGTGTTGGCCGCGCAAGCGCTGACCGCCAACGCCGCGGCCGGCGGGCGGCTGGTGCTGGGCATCGGCCCCTCGCACCAGCCGGTGGTCGAGGGCATGTTCTGCGAGAGCTACGCGCGGCCCTTCACGCGCACGCGCGAGACACTCACGGCCCTGCGCGCGCTGTTCGCGGGCGATGCCGTCGAGCTGGCGGGCGAGGAGGTGCGCGCTCGCGGACGGCTCGCGCTCGCGGGCGCGTCCCTGCCGGTGCTGGTCGCGGCGCTCGGGCCGCGCATGCTCGAGCTCGCGGGCCGCGAGGCAGCGGGCACGATCCTGTGGATGGTGGGCGCGCGCACGGTCCGCGCGCACATCGCGCCGCGCATTCGCCAGGCCGCGCAGGCCGCGGGCCGGCCGGCGCCGCGCATCGTGGCCGGCGTGCCGGTGTGCGTGACCGACGACGTCGCGCGCGCGCGCGAGTTCGCGGCGCAGAAGCTGCGCATGTACGGCGCGCTGCCGGCATACCGCGCCATGCTCGAGCGCGAGGGCGTGAGCGGCCCCGAGGATCTGCTCGTGGCGGGCTCCGCGTCGAAGGTGCGCGACCAGCTCGCAGAGTACGCGGCGGCCGGCGCCACCGACCTGCGCGCGGGCGCGCTCTGCGCGAGTGAGTCGGAGACCGAGCGCACGCGCGCGCTCCTGGCCGAGCTGGCGCGCCAGGGAGGGCTCGAGTGACTGCCCCCGGCCGCATCGACGTCCACCACCACATCCTGCCGGCCGACTACGTCGGCGCGCTGGCGCAGCTGGGAGTCACCGGCGGCGGCGACATCCCCTTCCCGCGCTGGGACGTGGAGAGCACGCTGGCCATGATGGACCGCCAGGGCATCGCCCTGGCGGTGACCTCGATCTCTGCGCCCGGGCTGCACTTCGGCGACGACCGCGCGGCGCGCGAGCTGGCGCGGCGCTGCAACGAGATCTCGGCCAAGCTCGTGGGCGAACACCCGACCCGCTTCGGCGCGT
This window encodes:
- a CDS encoding TIGR03564 family F420-dependent LLM class oxidoreductase produces the protein MRIGWNGGGAHTRLDAIRAEARRAAQEGFASYWLSQALGPDALVALAVVGAETPGIELGTSIVPLYGRHVLVLAAQALTANAAAGGRLVLGIGPSHQPVVEGMFCESYARPFTRTRETLTALRALFAGDAVELAGEEVRARGRLALAGASLPVLVAALGPRMLELAGREAAGTILWMVGARTVRAHIAPRIRQAAQAAGRPAPRIVAGVPVCVTDDVARAREFAAQKLRMYGALPAYRAMLEREGVSGPEDLLVAGSASKVRDQLAEYAAAGATDLRAGALCASESETERTRALLAELARQGGLE